The Lentzea guizhouensis genome contains a region encoding:
- the coxB gene encoding cytochrome c oxidase subunit II yields the protein MGLKEGTRASRLAKTAGLVGLVGIGATGCSTDEVLRFGWPVAVTPQAEKMRELWTWSVIAALVVGVIVWGLILWSVAFHRKKSEELPRQTAYNLPLEIVLIVVPTVIVAVLFYFTAVTQNYVTDKSGKPDVNVDVIAFQWNWEFQYPDHKTEAGNVVSTVGTSGEIPILVLPAGKRVQFTLESTDVIHSFFVPEFHFKRDVFPAPKKNNQDNVFQIDEIKRPGAFVGRCAELCGSYHAVMNFEVRALEQADFDKYIEFRKEINEKTGKPFTTAEALAKVGCADWCSPLATTTTPFNTDRTAREASGAGQK from the coding sequence GTGGGCCTGAAGGAGGGCACCAGGGCATCCCGGCTGGCGAAGACCGCCGGGCTGGTAGGCCTGGTCGGTATCGGGGCCACCGGTTGCTCCACGGACGAGGTGCTGCGCTTCGGCTGGCCGGTGGCCGTCACGCCGCAGGCCGAGAAGATGCGCGAGCTCTGGACCTGGTCCGTGATCGCCGCGCTCGTCGTCGGCGTCATCGTGTGGGGCCTGATCCTGTGGTCGGTCGCGTTCCACCGCAAGAAGTCGGAGGAGCTGCCGCGTCAGACGGCGTACAACCTCCCGCTGGAGATCGTGCTCATCGTCGTGCCGACGGTGATCGTCGCGGTGTTGTTCTACTTCACGGCCGTCACGCAGAACTACGTGACGGACAAGTCGGGCAAGCCGGACGTGAACGTCGACGTCATCGCGTTCCAGTGGAACTGGGAGTTCCAGTACCCGGACCACAAGACCGAGGCCGGCAACGTCGTCAGCACGGTCGGCACCTCGGGTGAGATCCCGATCCTGGTGCTGCCGGCCGGCAAGCGCGTGCAGTTCACGCTGGAGTCGACCGACGTCATCCACTCGTTCTTCGTGCCGGAGTTCCACTTCAAGCGGGACGTCTTCCCGGCGCCGAAGAAGAACAACCAGGACAACGTCTTCCAGATCGACGAGATCAAGCGTCCCGGTGCGTTCGTCGGTCGGTGTGCCGAGCTCTGCGGCTCCTACCACGCGGTGATGAACTTCGAGGTCCGCGCCCTGGAGCAGGCGGACTTCGACAAGTACATCGAGTTCCGCAAGGAGATCAACGAGAAGACGGGCAAGCCGTTCACCACGGCCGAGGCGCTCGCCAAGGTGGGCTGCGCGGACTGGTGCTCGCCGCTGGCCACCACGACCACCCCGTTCAACACCGACCGGACGGCCCGCGAGGCCTCCGGCGCGGGCCAGAAGTAG
- a CDS encoding cytochrome c oxidase subunit 4, producing the protein MKIEARVFDLVMAFSFLMAVVYGYWTHRDTGAVEPTGTVALALTGGLALIVGTYFRFVARRIEVRPEDNPEAEVSDGAGELGFFSPGSYWPVGLAAAAATAGVAVAFWHVWLLVIAIILVLVAVGGLVFEYHTGPNHD; encoded by the coding sequence ATGAAGATCGAAGCTCGCGTATTCGACCTGGTGATGGCCTTCTCGTTCCTGATGGCCGTCGTCTACGGCTACTGGACGCACCGCGACACCGGTGCGGTCGAGCCCACCGGCACGGTCGCGCTCGCGCTGACCGGTGGCCTCGCGCTGATCGTCGGCACCTACTTCCGGTTCGTCGCCCGCCGCATCGAGGTCCGTCCCGAGGACAACCCCGAGGCCGAGGTCTCCGACGGCGCCGGTGAGCTGGGCTTCTTCAGCCCCGGCTCGTACTGGCCGGTCGGTCTCGCCGCCGCGGCGGCGACCGCGGGTGTCGCGGTGGCGTTCTGGCACGTCTGGCTGCTCGTGATCGCGATCATCCTCGTGCTGGTCGCCGTCGGCGGCCTGGTGTTCGAGTACCACACCGGTCCCAACCACGACTGA
- the asnB gene encoding asparagine synthase (glutamine-hydrolyzing): MCGLAGLVCPSENEAESARPAVEAALRCMRHRGPDESGTRRVDEVVFGFNRLAIIDIEHSHQPLTWGPPESPNRYTINFNGEIYNYLELRAELTESYGAVFHTDGDTETIVAAYHYFGAAAISKLRGMFAFIIWDAERRVLFGGRDPFGIKPLYWAQGALGVAFSSEKKILLEISRTLGINPQMNVRGLQQYLTLQYVPEPDSLHDSIHRVESGHSFTLVPGEAPRFERYFPAEFRVRTVRSEAEAEALYDEITAALRDSVAKHMRADVTVGSFLSGGIDSTVVAALAKEHNPDLITFTTGFERQGFSEVDVAAESAALIGVKHVVRTVSPQEMMDSLPLITWYLDDPVADPALVPLWFIAREAREHVKVVLSGEGADELFGGYTIYREPLSLSAFEKVPGALRKAMGKVSTKIPQGVRGKDLLRRGALTLEERYYGNARIFLDPQLREVLRTYDPNTSHMDVTAQPYRESRHWDPVTRMQHVDLFTWLRGDILVKADKMTMANSLELRVPFLDPEVFKIASQIPSELKITKDTTKFALRKAIRDIVPAHVLNRRKLGFPVPIRHWLKDEMHDWAVEHVRASQTDQYIDKQAVLRLIEEHRSGVLDHSRRIWALLVFMIWHGIFVEDRIHPVVPEPHYPVKL, from the coding sequence TTGTGCGGCCTGGCAGGACTTGTTTGCCCTAGCGAGAACGAGGCCGAGAGCGCCCGCCCGGCTGTCGAGGCCGCGCTGCGTTGCATGCGGCACCGGGGTCCCGACGAGAGCGGCACGCGGCGGGTCGACGAGGTCGTCTTCGGCTTCAACCGCCTCGCCATCATCGACATCGAGCACTCCCACCAGCCGCTCACCTGGGGGCCGCCGGAGTCGCCGAACCGGTACACGATCAACTTCAACGGCGAGATCTACAACTACCTGGAGCTGCGCGCCGAGCTCACCGAGTCCTACGGCGCGGTCTTCCACACCGACGGCGACACCGAGACGATCGTCGCCGCCTACCACTACTTCGGCGCCGCGGCGATCTCGAAGCTGCGCGGCATGTTCGCCTTCATCATCTGGGACGCCGAGCGCCGGGTGCTGTTCGGCGGCCGCGACCCGTTCGGCATCAAGCCGCTGTACTGGGCGCAGGGGGCGCTCGGGGTCGCGTTCTCCAGCGAGAAGAAGATCCTGCTGGAGATCTCCCGCACGCTGGGCATCAACCCGCAGATGAACGTCAGGGGCCTGCAGCAGTACCTGACCCTGCAGTACGTGCCGGAGCCCGACTCGCTGCACGACTCGATCCACCGCGTCGAGTCCGGTCACTCGTTCACGCTGGTCCCCGGCGAGGCGCCGCGGTTCGAGCGGTACTTCCCGGCGGAGTTCCGGGTGCGCACGGTCCGCAGCGAGGCCGAGGCGGAGGCGCTCTACGACGAGATCACCGCCGCGCTGCGCGACTCGGTCGCCAAGCACATGCGCGCGGACGTGACGGTCGGCTCGTTCCTGTCCGGCGGCATCGACTCGACGGTGGTCGCGGCGCTGGCCAAGGAGCACAACCCGGACCTGATCACGTTCACCACCGGCTTCGAGCGCCAGGGCTTCTCCGAGGTCGACGTGGCGGCCGAGTCGGCGGCGCTGATCGGCGTGAAGCACGTCGTCCGCACGGTCAGCCCGCAGGAGATGATGGACTCGCTGCCGCTGATCACCTGGTACCTCGACGACCCGGTGGCCGACCCGGCGCTGGTGCCGCTGTGGTTCATCGCGCGCGAGGCGCGTGAGCACGTCAAGGTCGTGCTGTCCGGTGAGGGCGCCGACGAGCTGTTCGGCGGGTACACGATCTACCGCGAGCCGTTGTCGCTGTCGGCGTTCGAGAAGGTGCCGGGCGCGCTGCGCAAGGCGATGGGCAAGGTCTCGACGAAGATCCCGCAGGGCGTGCGCGGCAAGGACCTGCTGCGTCGTGGCGCGCTGACGCTGGAGGAGCGCTACTACGGCAACGCGCGCATCTTCCTCGACCCGCAGCTGCGCGAGGTCCTGCGCACGTACGACCCGAACACCTCGCACATGGACGTCACGGCCCAGCCGTACCGCGAGTCGCGGCACTGGGACCCGGTCACGCGCATGCAGCACGTCGACCTGTTCACGTGGCTGCGCGGCGACATCCTGGTCAAGGCCGACAAGATGACCATGGCGAACTCGCTGGAGCTGCGCGTCCCGTTCCTGGACCCGGAGGTCTTCAAGATCGCCTCGCAGATCCCGAGCGAGCTGAAGATCACCAAGGACACCACGAAGTTCGCGCTGCGCAAGGCGATCCGCGACATCGTGCCCGCGCACGTGCTGAACCGCCGCAAGCTCGGCTTCCCGGTGCCGATCCGGCACTGGCTCAAGGACGAGATGCACGACTGGGCCGTCGAGCACGTGCGTGCGTCGCAGACCGACCAGTACATCGACAAGCAGGCCGTGCTGCGGTTGATCGAGGAGCACCGGTCGGGCGTGCTCGACCACAGCCGCCGCATCTGGGCGCTGCTGGTGTTCATGATCTGGCACGGCATCTTCGTCGAGGACCGCATCCACCCGGTGGTGCCGGAGCCGCACTACCCGGTCAAGCTCTAG
- a CDS encoding lysophospholipid acyltransferase family protein — translation MVLYPVMKHVVARAARMVYRPVVDGLENVPTEGPVILAANHLSFIDSVVIPMVVPRRVSFLAKAEYFTGTGFKGAMSRWFFSSMGHVPVHRGKGRDARAALDTAAEILARGDAFAIYPEGTRSLDGMLHRGRTGVARMALESGARVVPVGIIGTDKVQPVGSRFPKIVPVTVRFGEPLDFSRYDGMQESLPVLRSVTDEIIYRILDLSGQEYVDAYQKTPVAA, via the coding sequence ATGGTCCTCTACCCGGTGATGAAGCATGTTGTCGCGCGCGCAGCCCGGATGGTCTACCGCCCGGTGGTCGACGGTCTGGAGAACGTCCCCACCGAGGGCCCGGTCATCCTGGCGGCCAACCACCTCAGCTTCATCGACAGCGTCGTGATCCCGATGGTGGTGCCGCGGCGCGTGTCGTTCCTGGCGAAGGCCGAGTACTTCACCGGCACCGGGTTCAAGGGTGCGATGTCGCGCTGGTTCTTCTCGTCGATGGGCCACGTGCCGGTGCACCGCGGCAAGGGCCGCGACGCCCGTGCCGCGCTCGACACGGCCGCGGAGATCCTGGCGCGGGGCGACGCGTTCGCCATCTACCCCGAGGGCACCCGTTCGCTCGACGGCATGCTGCACCGCGGCCGCACCGGTGTCGCGCGCATGGCGCTGGAGTCCGGGGCGCGGGTGGTGCCGGTCGGCATCATCGGCACGGACAAGGTCCAGCCGGTCGGCAGCAGGTTCCCGAAGATCGTCCCGGTGACCGTCCGGTTCGGCGAGCCGCTCGACTTCAGCCGCTACGACGGCATGCAGGAGTCGCTGCCGGTGCTGCGCAGCGTCACCGACGAGATCATCTACCGCATCCTGGACCTGAGCGGCCAGGAGTACGTCGACGCGTACCAGAAGACCCCGGTCGCCGCGTAG